The following coding sequences are from one Mugil cephalus isolate CIBA_MC_2020 chromosome 9, CIBA_Mcephalus_1.1, whole genome shotgun sequence window:
- the ilvbl gene encoding 2-hydroxyacyl-CoA lyase 2, giving the protein MESLGSVGAVVGCSACVALGGLVFAAYKLGLVYQLFHKTETKSPRHGGESVAEVLRAHGVKYLFTLVGGHISPILVACEKVGIRIVDTRHEATAVFAADAVARLSGTVGVAAVTAGPGLTNTVTAVKNAQMAESPLLLLGGAAGTLLQGRGALQDIDQMSLFKPLCKFCASIRTIREIVPTVRKALAIAQSGTPGPVFIEFPIDTLYPYHLVSKEFGVKNPPKGLMGKIVSWYLQNHLMNLFAGAWETRDVSPLPVHIPQARDDELQKCIELVSRAKKPVILLGSQATLPPTPADDIRKALEDLGIPCFLGGMSRGMLGKDSPIHIRQNRRDALKEADLVLLAGTVCDFRLSYGRVLNRRSKIIAVNRDKTQLLKNSDMFWKPTIAIQGDAGSFLVRLSKGLTGHRCPQEWPQSLKAGDVTKENVNRVKANEKTEHHLNPLKVLHCVDELMAEDSIIVADGGDFVGSAAYIMRPRGPMRWLDPGAFGTLGVGGGFALGAKLCRPESEVWIIYGDGSLGYTVAEFDTFTRHKTPVIAVVGNDACWSQISREQVPILGSNVACGLAFTDYHTVADGYGGKGYLVGREDEDRLSDIIKQAQRETQEGKATLLNVLIGKTNFREGSISV; this is encoded by the exons ATGGAGTCCCTTGGATCCGTTGGCGCTGTTGTTGGGTGCTCTGCGTGTGTCGCTCTGGGTGGACTTGTGTTTGCAGCATACAAACTTGGCTTGGTGTACCAGTTGTTTCACAAG actgagacaaaGAGTCCACGACACGGTGGAGAGAGTGTGGCAGAGGTCCTGCGCGCCCACGGGGTCAAGTACCTCTTCACCCTGGTGGGAGGACACATCTCGCCTATCTTGGTGGCTTGCGAGAAGGTGGGCATCCGCATAGTGGACACCAGACACGAGGCCACCGCTGTCTTCGCCGCCGATGCTGTGGCAAGGCTCTCAG GTACTGTTGGTGTAGCAGCAGTGACAGCTGGCCCGGGCCTCACTAACACAGTGACGGCAGTGAAGAACGCTCAGATGGCTGAATCTCCGTTGCTGCTCTTGGGGGGAGCTGCTGGTACACTGCTCCAG GGCAGAGGAGCACTGCAGGACATCGACCAGATGTCTCTCTTCAAGCCGCTGTGTAAGTTTTGTGCCTCCATCAGGACCATCAGGGAGATTGTGCCTACGGTCAGGAAGGCCCTGGCCATCGCTCAGTCGGGAACGCCTGGTCCAGTTTTCATAGAGTTTCCCATTGACACACTCTACCCCTACCACCTGGTGTCCAAAGAGTTTGGTGTAAAGAACCCTCCCAAAGGCCTGATGGGAAAAATTGTGTCATG gtACCTCCAGAACCACCTCATGAACCTTTTTGCTGGAGCCTGGGAGACCAGAGATGTGTCTCCGCTTCCTGTTCACATCCCTCAAGCCAGAGATGATGAG CTACAAAAGTGCATAGAGCTGGTGAGTCGAGCCAAGAAACCTGTTATTCTGCTGGGCAGCCAAGCAACACTACCCCCAACACCAGCCGATGACATCAG GAAGGCTTTGGAGGATCTGGGTATCCCCTGCTTTCTTGGGGGCATGTCCCGTGGCATGCTGGGTAAAGACAGCCCCATCCACATCAGACAGAACAGACGAGACGCTCTGAAGGAGGCGGATTTGGTGCTCTTAGCAG GAACTGTGTGTGACTTTCGGCTGAGCTATGGCAGAGTTCTCAACAGACGCAGCAAGATCATCGCTGTCAACAGAGACAAGACACAGCTTCTGAAAAACTCAGACATGTTCTGGAAACCAACTATAGCAATTCAGG gtGATGCCGGATCATTCTTAGTACGGCTTTCCAAAGGACTCACAGGCCATCGTTGTCCTCAGGAATGGCCTCAGAGCCTCAAAGCTGGAGATGTGaccaaagaaaatgtaaacag GGTTAAAGCAAATGAGAAGACCGAACACCACTTAAATCCCTTGAAAGTCCTCCACTGTGTGGATGAGCTGATGGCTGAAGACAGCATCATTGTTGCTGATGGGGGAGATTTTGTAGGCAGTGCTGCTTACATCATGAGACCAAGAGGACCTATGCGGTGGCTAGATCCAG GAGCCTTCGGGACTCTGGGAGTTGGAGGAGGTTTTGCGCTTGGTGCAAAACTTTGTCGGCCTGAATCTGAG gtgtGGATAATCTATGGGGACGGCTCCTTGGGATACACTGTTGCGGAGTTTGACACGTTTACTAGACACAAG aCACCAGTTATAGCAGTGGTGGGAAACGATGCATGTTGGAGTCAGATATCCAGAGAGCAGGTTCCCATCCTTGGCAGCAACGTGGCATGTGGCCTTGCATTTACAG ATTATCACACAGTGGCAGACGGTTATGGCGGCAAGGGCTACCTTGTAGGGCGTGAAGACGAGGACAGGCTCAGCGACATCATCAAACAGGCTCAGAGGGAGACTCAGGAGGGCAAGGCTACTCTTCTCAATGTTCTGATAGGGAAGACCAACTTTAGAGAAGGCTCTATATCTGTATAG
- the LOC125012998 gene encoding beta-galactosidase-1-like protein 2 has product MSCVEGLRADSSQFTLGGEPFRILGGSIHYFRVPRAYWEDRLLKMKACGLNTLTTYVAWNLHEPERGAFNFQDQLDLKAYVSLAAEMGLWVILRPGPYMCAEWDLGGLPSWLLQDKDMQLRTTYPGFVDAVNLYYDKLVSVVKPLMFEEGGPIIAVQVENEYGSYAKDENYMPFIKDCLRSRGINELLLTSDNWEGLRYGGMEGVLKTINLQRLSFGAIQHLADMQPHKPLMVMEYWSGWFDVWGEHHHVFHAEDMLAVVSEILERGVSINLYMFHGGTNFGFMNGAMDFGTYKPQVTSYDYDAPLSEAGDCTTKYHLLRNLFSQYHSEPLPEVPSPQGREAYSPVFIQHHLSLWDSLHFADKPCRSERPVNMENLPVNSNNGQSYGYTLYETTITTGGALNTRNNVRDRALVFVDREYVGSLDHKTHELALPDGKGERTLSLLVENCGRVNYGKALDEQRKGIVGDIVLNHTPLRGFTIFCLDMKPGFLKRLMNSSQWKTDFRSPIVPGFFQARLHVDGPPKDTFIILPGWGKGVVFVNGQNLGRHWCIGPQHFLYLPGPWLRSGENQVIVFEEQKADDKILFAENTHHGKTIDVYKLPFCTLL; this is encoded by the exons ATGAGCTGTGTGGAGGGTCTGAGGGCTGACTCATCTCAGTTCACTCTGGGAGGAGAACCCTTCCGCATCCTGGGAGGCTCCATTCATTACTTCCGTGTCCCGAGAGCCTACTGGGAAGACCGGCTGCTGAAGATGAAAGCCTGCGGCCTCAATACTCTCACAAC atatGTGGCGTGGAATCTGCACGAGCCTGAGAGAGGAGCGTTCAACTTTCAGGATCAACTGGACCTGAA GGCCTATGTCAGTTTAGCAGCAGAGATGGGTCTCTGGGTGATCCTGCGTCCTGGACCTTACATGTGTGCTGAATGGGACTTGGGCGGGTTGCCCAG ttggcTGCTACAAGACAAAGACATGCAGCTGAGGACAACTTATCCTGGATTTGTAGATGCTGTAAACTTGTACTATGACAAGCTTGTCTCAGTTGTCAAACCTCTGATG TTTGAAGAAGGAGGCCCAATCATAGCGGTCCAAGTTGAGAACGAGTATGGATCGTACGCAAAAGATGAAAACTACATGCCATTTATAAAAGAC TGTCTCCGGTCCAGAGGAATCAATGAGCTCCTTCTGACTTCAGACAATTGGGAAGGCTTGAGATacggagggatggagggag TTCTAAAGACAATAAACCTTCAGAGACTGTCTTTTGGGGCGATCCAGCACTTAGCTGATATGCAG CCCCACAAGCCTCTAATGGTGATGGAGTACTGGTCCGGTTGGTTTGACGTCTGGGGAGAGCATCACCACGTCTTCCACGCTGAGG ACATGTTAGCTGTGGTGTCTGAAATCTTGGAGAGGGGTGTTTCAATTAACCTGTACATGTTTCACGGCGGAACCAACTTTGGCTTCATGAATGGAGCGATGGACTTCGGCACCTACAAACCGCAGGTCACCAGTTATG ATTACGACGCTCCGCTGTCAGAAGCTGGAGATTGCACCACAAAGTATCACCTCTTGAGGAATTTATTCAGCCAGTACCACT CTGAGCCTCTTCCTGAAGTGCCCTCACCCCAGGGAAGGGAAGCTTACAGCCCTGTTTTCATCCAGCACCACTTATCACTGTGGGACAGCTTGCATTTCGCAGACAAG CCTTGCAGGTCAGAGCGGCCAGTGAACATGGAAAACCTCCCCGTCAACAGTAACAACGGCCAGTCATACGGTTATACACTGTACGAAACCACCATCACTACTGGAGGAGCCCTAAACACCAGGAACAACGTCAGGGACAGAGCTCTG GTTTTTGTGGACAGAGAATATGTTGGCAGTTTAGACCACAAGACTCACGAGCTGGCACTCCCTGATGGCAAG GGAGAGAGGACATTGAGCTTGCTTGTTGAGAACTGTGGACGAGTGAATTATGGGAAAGCTCTGGACGAACAGCGCAAAG GTATTGTGGGAGACATTGTGTTGAATCACACCCCTCTGAGAGGATTTACCATCTTTTGTTTAGACATGAAGCCAGGCTTTCTAAAAAG ATTAATGAATTCAAGCCAGTGGAAAACCGACTTTAGGTCACCCATTGTCCCAGGATTTTTCCAGGCCAGACTCCATGTGGACGGGCCTCCGAAGGACACTTTCATCATACTCCCT GGTTGGGGTAAAGGAGTCGTATTTGTCAATGGGCAGAACCTTGGGCGTCACTGGTGCATTGGTCCCCAGCACTTCCTTTATCTCCCAGGGCCATGGCTCAGAAGTGGAGAGAATCAG gtCATTGTTTTTGAAGAACAAAAAGCGGACGACAAAATACTCTTTGCAGAAAACACTCATCATGGAAAGACTATTGACGTCTACAAACTGCCGTTCTGCACACTGCTGTGA